Proteins from a single region of Anastrepha ludens isolate Willacy chromosome 5, idAnaLude1.1, whole genome shotgun sequence:
- the LOC128863109 gene encoding transmembrane protein 115 produces MSAYHRNLQYLKQQFSALLHNTSPVITLICLVTGFGYLLSYSETAVRLLSVTPGKILPNAEFWIWTAFTFCFIEMHWWEVLVDVVTVGLCGKMLEPLWGQIEMFKFFALTNFGVSILTTIYYLFYFVVTDNPSILFDVHIHGLAGYVAGICVAVRQIMPDHLIFKTRWGKLTNRNVPLTVFVASIIAWAINLLDGTYPTMFGSGLIVAWIYLRFYQWHPNGRGDSSESFTFASFFPSVMQPVISILVNPIYICCLKLSVVKTPAPPRSASLAGSLSSVSIQMPGADAHDIERRRQIALKALSERLKTTDAARHNQLPKSFPTVTSGGGPMAGHQHHHKHQHHHNQHQHQHHQHHGHGHSHSHTHDHDHPPEHVSAQALINPSFLGQTQHGSSNMSSPITTARAEPRMISTMSTIAIPMPAPPPRSDTTAGATAAMGDALIDLSGESKQ; encoded by the exons TCACTGGCTTTGGTTACCTACTCTCATACTCGGAGACTGCTGTGCGGCTGTTGAGCGTGACACCTGGCAAGATTCTGCCAAATGCCGAATTCTGGATATGGACGGCgtttacattttgttttatcGAAATGCATTGGTGGGAAGTGCTGGTCGATGTCGTCACTGTGGGACTATGTGGCAAGATGTTGGAACCACTATGGGGACAAATAGAAATGTTCAAGTTTTTCGCTTTGACCAATTTTGGCGTTTCCATACTAACCACCATATATTACTTATTTTACTTCGTGGTAACCGATAATCCGAGCATACTTTTCGACGTGCACATCCATGGATTGGCGGGCTATGTAGCCGGAATCTGTGTAGCAGTGCGTCAAATAATGCCAGatcatttaattttcaaaacacgTTGGGGAAAACTAACCAACAg aaatgtGCCCTTAACGGTGTTTGTGGCGTCAATTATTGCGTGGGCAATCAACCTATTGGATGGCACATACCCTACAATGTTTGGATCGGGACTAATTGTGGCATGGATCTACTTGCGCTTTTATCAATGGCACCCAAACGGACGGGGCGATAGTTCCGAAAGCTTTACATTTGCCAGCTTCTTCCCGAGTGTGATGCAACCAGTGATAAGTATTTTGGTGAATCCCATCTACATATGTTGCTTGAAATTGAGTGTGGTCAAGACGCCAGCTCCGCCACGTTCAGCTTCCTTAGCAGGTAGTTTGTCATCCGTCTCCATACAGATGCCTGGTGCCGATGCGCACGATATCGAACGACGCAG GCAAATTGCGCTAAAGGCTTTGAGTGAACGTTTAAAAACCACTGATGCTGCGCGTCACAATCAATTACCCAAATCGTTCCCTACCGTTACCAGCGGTGGGGGACCAATGGCAGGGCATCAACATCATCATAAGCACCAGCATCATCACAATCAACATCAGCATCAGCATCACCAACATCACGGTCACGGTCATAGCCATAGTCACACACATGACCATGATCATCCGCCAGAACATGTTAGTGCACAAGCACTAATAAATCCCTCGTTCCTTGGACAAACGCAGCATGGCAGCAGTAATATGTCATCACCCATAACGACAGCACGCGCAGAGCCACGTATGATCAGTACAATGAGTACGATAGCGATACCAATGCCAGCACCACCGCCGAGAAGTGATACAACTGCTGGTGCGACAGCAGCAATGGGTGATGCGCTAATCGATCTGAGTGGAGAATCTAAGCAGTAG
- the LOC128863110 gene encoding E3 ubiquitin-protein ligase Hakai, with the protein MGGARARGRGRGRGRGRGKKKETLDGAGATLATTSALEDTESSNQLPDAVEDVTMQDVGKENDAELQTQQPAQTPSEEVPTTIVTVAVAPPAIIASGVEESIQQPTVLPQTIDMEADISQLEAPTFTTISRGPPEPMLRLKWDHKVNLIGEKVLNPMIHCCDQCDKPILLYGRMIPCKHVFCLKCARSEPVKICPRCNDKVLRVEQSGLGTVFMCTHGGSRYGNTGCRRTYLSQRDLQAHINHRHITQLPVLSQPQPQITAGAISGGGSELKSSDVNMEAVFKSVSGNVQRKLSESSATATTIQTPSALLTQRRATTIGNIPPPGSVSSTSTQGSTHSSHSSLTQANIARINTANEQNCHQGKVALHQTLKKTPITQSHHQPPESVADASYYSSVLNSFGSNDVVEQTTGGSGNITSTSQPGGTTTQSAWQSNQYYR; encoded by the exons ATGGGTGGCGCTAGAGCTCGTGGACGTGGGCGAGGCCGAGGACGTGGTAGAGGCAAGAAGAAAGAG ACACTTGATGGCGCTGGCGCAACTCTAGCTACCACCAGTGCATTGGAGGATACAGAAAGCTCGAATCAACTGCCAGATGCCGTTGAAGATGTGACTATGCAAGATGTTGGTAAGGAGAATGATGCTGAATTACAAACACAGCAGCCTGCACAAACACCAAGCGAAGAAGTGCCAACGACAATAGTGACGGTTGCGGTGGCACCACCAGCTATTATAGCTAGTGGAGTTGAAGAGTCAATACAGCAACCAACAGTTTTGCCGCAAACTA TTGACATGGAAGCCGATATCTCACAACTGGAAGCGCCCACATTCACCACCATTTCACGCGGACCTCCCGAGCCTATGTTGCGACTCAAGTGGGATCACAAAGTGAATTTGATTGGCGAAAAAGTACTAAATCCCATGATACATTGTTGTGATCAGTGCGACAAACCCATTTTATTGTACGGCCGCATGATACCCTGCAAGCACGTATTCTGTTTGAAATGTGCGCGTTCAGAACCCGTCAAAATTTGTCCGCGCTGCAATGATAAAGTGCTCCGTGTAGAGCAATCTGGTTTGGGTACAGTTTTTATGTGTACACATGGCGGCAGCCGTTATGGCAATACCGGCTGCCGACGCACTTACCTTTCGCAGCGTGATCTACAAGCACACATTAACCATAGGCATATTACTCAACTGCCGGTGTTGTCACAGCCACAGCCACAAATAACGGCTGGTGCCATAAGTGGAGGTGGTAGTGAATTGAAGTCGTCCGATGTGAATATGGAAGCTGTATTCAAGAGCGTTAGCGGCAATGTACAACGAAAA CTTTCCGAGTCGTCCGCTACTGCAACTACCATACAAACGCCATCTGCTTTGCTAACACAACGACGCGCTACTACCATCGGCAATATACCGCCACCAGGTTCTGTTAGTTCCACATCTACACAAGGTTCAACTCACTCGTCGCATTCCTCGCTAACGCAAGCCAATATCGCACGTATTAATACGGCCAATGAACAAAATTGCCATCAAGGCAAAGTGGCGCTACATCAAACGCTGAAGAAGACCCCAATAACACAATCGCATCATCAACCACCTGAAAGTGTGGCCGACGCGTCTTATTATAGCAGCGTACTAAATTCATTTGGCAGCAACGATGTGGTGGAACAAACTACCGGTGGTAGTGGCAATATAACTTCGACTTCACAACCCGGTGGCACAACAACGCAAAGTGCATGGCAATCAAATCAGTACTATAGATGA
- the LOC128863178 gene encoding UDP-N-acetylhexosamine pyrophosphorylase, protein MGKEVSATVKYATMPVYDALCERLTKVGQEHLIKFWEELAIDQQEVLVRDIEELNLNELKLYFDRATESLQENGIKLDDRMQPIPESKLVSIERTAEERLKAYEEEGMRQISAGHVAVLLMAGGQGTRLGFAHPKGMYDVGLPSKKSLFRLQAERIQKLEELAFTATGRRGIITWYIMTSEHTVQPTYEYFMANNFFGLKKENIILFEQGSLPCFDFDGRIILDEKHRVARAPDGNGGLYRALKQQGILDDIKKRGILYLHAHSVDNILIKVADPVFIGYCVQENADCAAKVVEKSHPNEAVGVVAIVDDKYQVVEYSEISAKTAEMRNPDGRLTFSAGNICNHFFTAAFLHKIGETYEKELKLHVAKKKIPFVDNSGKRITPEKPNGIKIEKFVFDVFEFAQKFVAMEVPRYAEFSALKNADSAGKDCPSTARADLARLHRRYIEAAGGIVHGDECEISPFVSYGGENLAPLVAGKSFTSPVYLRSNRDPYHGHL, encoded by the exons CAACCATGCCAGTTTATGACGCCTTGTGTGAACGCCTAACAAAGGTGGGCCAGGAGCATTTGATTAAGTTCTGGGAAGAGTTGGCAATCGATCAGCAGGAGGTTTTGGTGCGCGATATTGAAGAACTCAACCTCAACGAATTGAAGCTATATTTTGATCGCGCCACTGAGTCATTGCAAGAGAATGGCATTAAACTGGACGATCGCATGCAACCAATACCAGAGTCGAAGTTGGTCAGCATTGAGCGTACAGCGGAAGAGCGTCTCAAGGCTTACGAAGAAGAGGGAATGCGGCAGATCAGCGCTGGACATGTAGCTGTCTTGCTGATGGCTGGTGGACAAG GCACCCGTTTGGGTTTCGCTCATCCGAAGGGCATGTACGACGTGGGTCTACCATCGAAAAAGTCCCTCTTTCGCCTGCAAGCCGAGCGCATACAAAAACTAGAGGAGTTGGCTTTTACCGCCACTGGACGTCGCGGTATCATTACATGGTACATCATGACTTCCGAGCATACAGTGCAACCAACATACGAGTACTTCATGGCCAAcaacttttttggcttgaaaaaaGAGAACATCATACTTTTCGAACAGGGTTCACTGCCCTGCTTCGATTTTGATGGTCGCATTATATTGGATGAAAAGCATCGTGTAGCACGCGCACCAGACGGCAACGGTGGACTGTATCGGGCGCTGAAGCAACAGGGCATTTTGGATGACATTAAAAAACGCGGCATATTATATTTGCATGCGCACAGCGTGGATAATATATTGATAAAGGTGGCCGATCCGGTTTTTATCGGTTATTGTGTGCAGGAGAATGCCGATTGTGCGGCCAAGGTGGTTGAGAAATCACACCCGAACGAGGCAGTTGGTGTGGTGGCTATTGTGGATGACAAGTACCAGGTGGTGGAGTATAGCGAAATTTCTGCGAAGACCGCAGAGATGCGCAATCCTGACGGCCGGTTAACCTTCAGTGCTGGCAATATTTGCAACCACTTTTTCACGGCTGCCTTTTTACACAAAATCGGTGAGACATACGAGAAGGAACTGAAATTGCATGTTGCCAAGAAGAAAATACCATTTGTGGATAATTCAGGCAAGCGCATAACTCCCGAAAAACCAAAtggtataaaaattgaaaagttcGTCTTTGACGTTTTTGAGTTTGCACAGAAATTTGTGGCGATGGAAGTGCCACGTTACGCTGAATTTAGTGCGCTCAAGAATGCCGACAGCGCCGGCAAGGATTGCCCATCGACGGCGCGCGCAGATTTAGCACGTTTGCATAGACGGTACATTGAAGCTGCGGGTGGCATTGTCCACGGCGACGAATGCGAGATTTCACCTTTCGTCAGTTATGGCGGTGAAAACTTGGCACCGCTGGTGGCTGGCAAATCGTTCACCAGTCCTGTATACTTGCGTAGCAATCGCGATCCCTACCATGGACACCTATGA